A single window of Bos javanicus breed banteng chromosome 19, ARS-OSU_banteng_1.0, whole genome shotgun sequence DNA harbors:
- the HASPIN gene encoding serine/threonine-protein kinase haspin codes for MAASLPLPASGLFRTYGAAGGGRPRRRPGLAAVQWFPPQDRKRFFSSSSSDTSSGGPSQSVVSDDPDDPDFPGSPVGQRRRRAGARLAKGRPSQIATPRRLRLRSRCPQKCSTPCGALEPPSFPKGSLSPDLRVCGQPRDGGELGTSASLFSSLASPGPGFPAPEDSICTDPSTFLDAASEAPSNFHLPEASLDQAPLPCSQDAATGGGRFTRLAHQAQASLRSALFSFLDPGNPEDSELGTDGKNLQEFCHDRELVGRRLESPGLSGRGKKRTTDQDSCREIESQESVQIEYEEARGCKGGIASGKSNGLERTRLSRKRKHQGTAETSLLHPRQVTKGQKMEDGSCVTQDLTRLQNACSWTKTRASFSFHKKKIVTAVSEVCSCDTLAGSLSESLMSEYSHHPVQNRTSCALSPWHSSSMYLLTPLKTQQVTDKRTSDAEKLYGECNQVGPIPFSDYLSEEKLECCEKIGEGVFGEVFQTVTNHTPVALKIIAIEGQDLVNGAHQKTFEEILPEIIISKELSLLSDEACNRTEGFIGLNSVHCVQGSYPPLLLQAWDHYHSTKGSANDRPDFFGEDQLFIVLEFEFGGIDLEQMRKKLSSIATAKSILHQITASLAVAEASLHFEHRDLHWGNVLLKKTSLKELHYTLNGKTSSIPTRGLQVNIIDYTLSRLERDGIVVFCDISRDEDLFMGQGDYQFEIYRLMRKENNNCWGEYHPYNNVLWLHYLTDKILNQMTFKSKHNTPALKRMKKQIQHFYQTMLNFSSATDLLCQHSLFK; via the coding sequence ATGGCGGCGTCACTCCCGCTACCCGCGAGTGGGCTCTTCCGAACGTACGGGGCAGCCGGCGGCGGGAGGCCGCGAAGGCGGCCGGGCCTGGCAGCCGTACAGTGGTTCCCGCCGCAGGACCGGAAGCGTTTcttcagcagcagtagcagtgacaCCAGCAGTGGCGGCCCCTCGCAGTCTGTCGTCTCCGACGATCCTGACGACCCCGACTTCCCCGGCAGCCCGGTGGGTCAGCGGCGGAGGCGCGCTGGCGCCCGACTCGCCAAGGGCCGGCCGAGTCAGATCGCGACCCCGAGACGCCTGAGGCTGCGATCGCGGTGCCCGCAAAAGTGCAGCACCCCCTGCGGCGCTCTAGAACCGCCGTCCTTTCCCAAGGGCTCCCTGAGCCCGGACCTCCGTGTGTGCGGCCAGCCCAGGGACGGCGGCGAGCTGGGCACcagtgcctccctgttcagctcTCTGGCCTCTCCCGGCCCCGGGTTCCCTGCGCCAGAAGACAGCATCTGTACCGATCCTTCCACCTTTCTGGATGCAGCCTCAGAAGCTCCGAGCAACTTCCACCTCCCAGAAGCCTCCCTGGACCAGGCACCCCTCCCCTGTTCCCAGGACGCAGCGACAGGAGGAGGCAGGTTCACCAGGTTGGCCCACCAAGCCCAGGCCAGCCTCAGGTCAGCTCTCTTTAGCTTTTTGGACCCAGGAAATCCTGAGGATTCCGAGCTTGGGACAGATGGGAAGAATTTGCAGGAGTTCTGCCATGACAGGGAACtggtggggaggaggctggagagcCCAGGTTTATCAGGCAGGGGTAAGAAGAGGACCACAGACCAGGACTCTTGTCGAGAGATTGAGTCTCAAGAGTCTGTCCAGATAGAATACGAAGAGGCCCGTGGGTGCAAGGGCGGAATCGCATCTGGGAAAAGCAACGGGCTTGAGAGAACCAGGCTAAGCCGAAAAAGGAAGCATCAAGGGACAGCAGAaacctccctcctccatccccgcCAGGTTACAAAAGGCCAAAAGATGGAAGATGGCTCATGCGTCACCCAGGACTTGACTCGTTTACAGAATGCCTGCTCTTGGACCAAAACCAGAGCCTCCTTCAGTTTCCACAAGAAGAAGATCGTGACAGCTGTGTCTGAAGTATGCAGCTGCGACACCTTGGCCGGTTCTCTGTCTGAGTCCCTCATGTCAGAATATTCACACCACCCTGTTCAGAACAGAACAAGCTGTGCTCTGTCCCCCTGGCACTCCTCCTCTATGTATTTGCTAACCCCCTTAAAGACACAGCAGGTCACAGACAAAAGGACATCTGATGCAGAAAAGCTTTATGGGGAATGCAATCAGGTGGGCCCCATCCCCTTCAGCGACTACCTCTCCGAAGAAAAACTGGAATGCTGTGAGAAGATTGGAGAAGGGGTGTTTGGCGAAGTGTTTCAAACAGTTACTAACCACACACCTGTAGCCCTAAAAATCATTGCTATCGAAGGACAGGACTTAGTCAATGGAGCTCACCAGAAAACTTTTGAGGAAATCCTGCCAGAAATCATCATCTCCAAAGAGCTGAGCCTCTTGTCTGATGAGGCATGCAACCGCACAGAAGGCTTCATTGGGCTGAACTCGGTACACTGCGTTCAAGGATCTTACCCTCCCTTGCTCCTCCAAGCCTGGGATCACTATCACTCAACCAAAGGGTCTGCAAACGACCGGCCTGACTTTTTCGGGGAAGACCAGCTCTTCATCGTGCTGGAATTTGAGTTTGGAGGGATCGACCTAGAGCAGATGAGAAAGAAGCTGTCCTCCATTGCCACTGCCAAGAGCATTCTGCACCAGATCACCGCCTCCCTTGCCGTGGCTGAGGCCTCACTGCACTTTGAGCACCGAGACTTGCACTGGGGGAACGTGCTCTTAAAGAAGACCAGCCTCAAAGAGCTCCACTACACCCTCAATGGAAAGACGAGCTCCATCCCCACCCGAGGGCTGCAAGTCAACATCATCGACTACACCCTGTCCCGCTTGGAGCGGGATGGGATTGTGGTTTTCTGTGACATCTCCAGGGACGAGGACCTGTTTATGGGACAAGGCGACTACCAGTTTGAGATCTACAGGCTGAtgaggaaagaaaacaacaactgCTGGGGTGAATATCACCCATATAACAACGTGCTCTGGCTACATTACCTCACAGATAAGATCCTGAATCAGATGACCTTCAAGTCCAAACATAACACCCCCGCCTTGAAGCGAATGAAGAAACAGATCCAGCATTTCTATCAGACTATGCTGAACTTCAGCTCTGCCACGGACCTGCTCTGCCAGCATAGTCTGTTTAAGTAA